A genomic region of Ewingella sp. CoE-038-23 contains the following coding sequences:
- a CDS encoding HD domain-containing protein encodes MSVASSALNFGSMTDVFQFLMEIDKLKSVQRRTKVLGTQRQENSAEHSWHFAVAAMSLAPYAPKDVDIQKVIRMALVHDIVEIDAGDVLVYDLAAREAVHDQEVLAAKRLFGMLPAPLDQQFLDLWNEYEAGETPEARFALVIDRILPVVMNLNNKGQSWVENNIRLEQVLARNSFIGDINPELWQHIRGHLDHAHAQGWLK; translated from the coding sequence ATGTCTGTAGCTTCTTCCGCGCTGAATTTCGGCTCAATGACCGACGTTTTTCAGTTCCTGATGGAAATCGACAAACTGAAAAGCGTACAACGCCGCACTAAGGTGCTTGGCACTCAGCGTCAGGAAAACTCAGCAGAGCACAGCTGGCACTTCGCTGTGGCGGCTATGTCCCTCGCGCCCTACGCGCCTAAAGATGTCGATATTCAGAAAGTGATCCGCATGGCTCTGGTACACGACATCGTGGAGATCGACGCCGGCGACGTGCTGGTGTATGACCTTGCCGCCCGCGAAGCCGTGCATGACCAAGAAGTGTTGGCGGCTAAACGCCTGTTCGGCATGCTGCCTGCGCCACTCGATCAGCAGTTCCTTGATTTGTGGAATGAGTACGAAGCTGGTGAAACCCCGGAAGCGCGCTTTGCGCTGGTGATTGACCGTATTCTGCCGGTGGTGATGAACCTGAACAATAAAGGTCAAAGCTGGGTGGAGAACAATATCCGTCTGGAGCAGGTTCTGGCGCGCAATTCTTTCATTGGCGACATCAATCCAGAGCTGTGGCAACACATTCGCGGCCATCTGGACCATGCTCATGCCCAGGGCTGGTTGAAGTAA
- a CDS encoding ABC transporter substrate-binding protein — protein MPKLHALTLAIGLLSAGAASAKQNIDFMFPAPVDGKLTMEMTRVIKEFNDSQTDVEVRGIFTGNYDTTKVKAEAAAKSGQPPALVIMSANFTADLAIKNEILPMDDLFKYGNQKATPFLTENFWPAMRQNAQVNGVTYAIPFHNSTPILYYNKDLFAKAGISAPPKNWDELLEDAKKLTDKAKGQWGIMLPSTNDDYGGWILSALTRANGGQYFNADYPGEVYYNTASTVGALQFWQNLIYRDNVMPSGVLNSKQISAAFFSGKLGMTMLSTGALGFMRENTKDFELGVAMMPQKVRNGVSIGGASLVSFKGITDDQKKAAYTFLQYLVSPKVNGAWSRFTGYFSPRIASYDLPEMKDYLAKDPRAEIALQQLKYAYPWYSTYETVAVRQAMENQLGALVNDQKVTPQAAAAAAQEKADAIMKPYVDQTALSVPK, from the coding sequence ATGCCTAAACTCCACGCGCTGACACTCGCCATCGGGCTGCTGTCGGCTGGCGCGGCGTCAGCAAAACAAAATATTGATTTCATGTTCCCGGCGCCGGTAGACGGCAAGCTGACCATGGAAATGACCCGTGTAATCAAAGAGTTCAACGATTCTCAAACCGATGTCGAAGTGCGCGGTATCTTCACTGGCAACTACGACACCACCAAAGTGAAAGCGGAAGCGGCGGCTAAATCAGGCCAGCCTCCGGCGCTGGTGATTATGTCTGCCAACTTCACGGCGGATTTAGCCATCAAAAATGAAATTCTGCCGATGGACGACCTGTTCAAATACGGCAACCAAAAAGCCACGCCTTTCCTGACTGAAAACTTCTGGCCCGCCATGCGCCAAAACGCGCAGGTTAACGGCGTGACTTATGCGATCCCATTCCACAACTCGACGCCAATTCTCTATTACAACAAAGACTTGTTCGCTAAAGCGGGCATTTCTGCGCCGCCGAAGAACTGGGATGAACTGCTGGAAGATGCCAAAAAGCTGACGGATAAAGCCAAAGGGCAGTGGGGCATTATGTTGCCATCGACCAACGATGACTACGGCGGCTGGATCCTCTCTGCGCTGACCCGGGCCAACGGCGGCCAATACTTCAACGCCGATTATCCGGGCGAGGTGTATTACAACACTGCCTCGACCGTGGGTGCATTACAGTTCTGGCAGAACCTGATTTATCGCGACAACGTGATGCCATCCGGCGTGTTGAACTCCAAGCAGATCAGCGCGGCGTTCTTCTCCGGCAAGCTGGGGATGACCATGCTGAGTACCGGCGCGCTGGGCTTTATGCGGGAAAACACCAAAGATTTCGAGCTGGGCGTGGCGATGATGCCGCAGAAGGTGCGTAACGGCGTAAGCATCGGCGGGGCAAGTCTGGTGAGCTTCAAAGGCATCACTGACGACCAGAAAAAGGCGGCTTATACCTTCCTGCAATATCTGGTTAGCCCGAAAGTGAATGGCGCGTGGAGCCGTTTCACCGGCTATTTCTCGCCGCGTATTGCCTCTTATGATTTGCCGGAAATGAAGGATTATTTGGCGAAAGACCCGCGTGCCGAAATTGCTCTGCAACAGCTGAAATACGCCTATCCGTGGTATTCAACCTATGAGACGGTGGCCGTGCGTCAGGCGATGGAAAATCAGCTCGGGGCCTTGGTTAATGACCAGAAAGTCACGCCACAGGCTGCTGCTGCCGCTGCGCAGGAAAAAGCGGATGCCATCATGAAGCCGTATGTAGACCAGACGGCGCTCAGCGTGCCGAAATAA
- a CDS encoding phosphodiesterase has product MFLAQISDMHFRSQGRKLYDFIDVNACNAEVVNQLNALEERPDAVVITGDIVNCGLPAEYLVARRTLQNLHYPLYIIPGNHDDKAQFLEALHPLCPELGHDPQNMRYAVDDFDMRLLFIDSSLAGESKGFLTPETLSWLEEQLKAGGDKPTAVFMHHPPVKVGSAQMDSISCENGDELLALIDRFPSLCRVFCGHTHRLIFTQYRQAIITTIPGTVHQVPYYHHNPAPFYNLEPAACVMHRLVEKTGLVSYLHPLSQYPGPYLYDATISCPVDDE; this is encoded by the coding sequence ATGTTTCTCGCTCAAATTTCCGATATGCATTTCCGTAGTCAGGGCCGCAAGCTGTATGACTTTATCGACGTCAACGCCTGCAATGCCGAGGTGGTAAACCAGCTAAATGCGCTGGAAGAGCGCCCTGACGCGGTAGTGATCACCGGTGACATCGTCAACTGTGGACTGCCCGCCGAGTATCTGGTGGCGCGCCGCACGCTGCAAAACCTGCATTACCCGCTGTACATCATACCGGGCAATCATGACGACAAAGCGCAGTTCCTCGAAGCACTGCACCCGCTGTGCCCTGAACTGGGCCACGACCCGCAAAACATGCGCTACGCGGTGGACGATTTCGACATGCGTTTGCTGTTTATCGACAGCAGCCTGGCGGGCGAGTCCAAAGGCTTTTTGACACCAGAAACCCTGTCATGGCTGGAAGAGCAGTTGAAAGCAGGCGGCGACAAGCCAACGGCGGTGTTTATGCATCATCCGCCAGTTAAGGTCGGTTCGGCGCAGATGGACTCTATTTCTTGCGAGAACGGCGACGAACTGCTGGCGCTAATTGACCGTTTTCCGTCGCTGTGTCGTGTATTCTGCGGTCACACGCACCGCCTGATTTTCACTCAGTATCGCCAAGCCATCATCACCACTATTCCGGGTACCGTGCATCAAGTGCCTTACTATCACCACAACCCAGCGCCTTTCTATAACCTCGAACCTGCGGCCTGCGTGATGCACCGTCTGGTGGAGAAAACTGGCTTAGTCAGCTACTTGCACCCGCTTTCGCAATATCCGGGACCGTACCTGTATGACGCCACCATCAGCTGCCCGGTGGATGACGAATAA
- the ygfZ gene encoding tRNA-modifying protein YgfZ, with the protein MAYKFPFPPQKPSASSHLPLTLISLEDWAMVTMTGADTVKYLQGQVTADVEALSPDQHILCAHCDAKGKMWSNMRLFKRGDGMAFIERRNLRNQQMTEMKKYAVFSKVTFTEDDDVVLLGVAGFQANAALKGVFSSLPTAEQPVVQQDESTLLYLPLPAERYLIVTSPEKAEQVVTEIGDQAQLNDSQQWLALDIEAGYPVIDTVNTVQFIPQATNIQALDGISFSKGCYAGQEMVARAKYRGANKRALYWLAGKASKVPAAGDDLELQLGENWRRTGTILAASQLNDGSLWVQAVLNNDLDADANLRVRDDAASQLSIQPLPYSLVEEK; encoded by the coding sequence ATGGCGTACAAGTTTCCGTTTCCACCGCAAAAACCTTCAGCTTCATCACATCTGCCGCTGACTTTAATTTCACTGGAAGACTGGGCGATGGTCACCATGACCGGCGCAGATACAGTGAAATATTTGCAAGGTCAGGTCACGGCCGACGTCGAGGCGCTCTCTCCAGACCAACACATCCTGTGTGCTCACTGCGATGCGAAAGGCAAAATGTGGAGCAATATGCGTCTGTTCAAGCGCGGTGACGGCATGGCTTTCATCGAGCGCCGCAACCTGCGAAACCAGCAGATGACCGAAATGAAAAAGTACGCCGTGTTCTCGAAAGTGACGTTCACTGAAGACGACGACGTGGTGCTGCTGGGCGTGGCCGGTTTCCAGGCCAACGCCGCCCTGAAAGGCGTATTCTCCAGCTTGCCTACTGCCGAACAGCCGGTGGTTCAGCAAGATGAAAGCACCCTGCTGTACCTGCCGCTGCCGGCCGAGCGCTATCTGATTGTCACCAGCCCTGAAAAGGCGGAACAAGTGGTAACGGAGATTGGCGATCAGGCCCAGTTGAATGACAGCCAACAGTGGCTGGCGCTGGATATTGAAGCTGGTTATCCGGTAATTGATACCGTCAACACCGTGCAATTCATCCCGCAGGCCACCAATATTCAGGCGCTGGACGGCATCAGCTTCAGTAAAGGCTGCTACGCCGGTCAGGAGATGGTGGCGCGCGCCAAATACCGCGGAGCCAATAAACGCGCTCTGTACTGGCTGGCGGGTAAAGCCAGCAAGGTTCCAGCTGCCGGGGATGATTTAGAGTTACAACTGGGTGAGAACTGGCGTCGTACCGGCACCATTCTGGCCGCCAGCCAGCTCAACGACGGTTCACTGTGGGTACAAGCCGTGCTCAACAATGACCTCGACGCCGACGCCAACCTGCGCGTACGCGACGACGCCGCAAGCCAGCTGAGCATTCAGCCACTGCCGTATTCGTTGGTGGAAGAGAAGTAA
- the trhA gene encoding PAQR family membrane homeostasis protein TrhA, whose protein sequence is MTKSLPQAYPWAEEIANSLSHGVGLVLGIVGLVLLLVQAMATNAGVIAITSYSLYGGSMILLFLASTLYHAIPHEKAKYWLKKLDHCAIYILIAGTYTPFLLVGLNSPLARGLMAVIWGLALFGVIFKMAFAHRFEVLSLITYLTMGWLSLIVIYQLAVRLSAGGVALLAIGGLLYTLGVIFYASKRIRFGHAIWHGFVLGGCACHFFAVYFYI, encoded by the coding sequence ATGACTAAATCGTTGCCTCAGGCTTATCCCTGGGCCGAAGAGATAGCCAACAGCCTGAGCCATGGCGTCGGGTTAGTGTTGGGTATCGTAGGACTGGTTTTACTTCTTGTTCAAGCTATGGCGACCAATGCTGGCGTGATAGCAATCACTAGCTATAGCCTCTACGGCGGCAGCATGATCCTGCTGTTTTTGGCTTCCACGCTGTACCATGCCATTCCGCATGAAAAAGCCAAATACTGGCTGAAAAAGCTCGATCACTGCGCCATTTATATCTTAATCGCCGGCACCTATACGCCATTCCTGCTGGTGGGGTTGAACTCGCCGCTGGCAAGAGGCCTGATGGCGGTCATTTGGGGACTGGCGCTGTTTGGCGTGATTTTTAAAATGGCCTTTGCACATCGGTTTGAAGTGTTGTCGCTGATCACTTATCTCACCATGGGCTGGCTGTCACTGATTGTTATTTATCAGCTGGCGGTACGTCTTTCTGCGGGCGGCGTGGCGCTGCTGGCTATCGGCGGGTTGCTATATACGCTGGGGGTGATTTTCTACGCCTCTAAGCGAATTCGCTTCGGGCATGCTATCTGGCACGGCTTTGTGCTGGGCGGGTGTGCCTGCCATTTCTTCGCGGTTTACTTCTATATCTGA
- a CDS encoding protein YgfX, whose product MALWQCDLRVSWRSQLISLGIHGAIMLLILLAPWSAGYWPVWMTLLLVVIFECIRSQRRITSRHGEISLLDNQRVIWQQQEWVIIKPAWMLKSGMLLSLQREKRKGGLRQAMKSSRQKLWLSSDSMSQEEWRRLRQLLLSAQQQENGQQ is encoded by the coding sequence GTGGCCCTGTGGCAATGTGATTTACGGGTTTCATGGCGCTCGCAGCTCATCTCACTGGGGATCCACGGTGCGATAATGCTGCTTATTCTGCTGGCGCCTTGGTCTGCGGGCTATTGGCCAGTGTGGATGACGCTACTGCTGGTGGTCATTTTCGAATGTATTCGCAGCCAGCGGCGCATTACGTCGCGTCACGGTGAGATAAGCCTGCTCGATAACCAGCGGGTTATTTGGCAGCAGCAAGAGTGGGTTATCATCAAACCGGCGTGGATGCTGAAAAGCGGCATGCTTTTGTCATTGCAGCGCGAAAAGCGCAAAGGTGGCTTAAGGCAGGCGATGAAGAGTTCACGGCAGAAGCTGTGGCTTTCATCAGACAGCATGAGTCAGGAAGAGTGGCGGCGTTTGCGCCAGCTATTGCTGAGTGCTCAGCAGCAGGAAAACGGCCAGCAGTAA
- a CDS encoding ABC transporter ATP-binding protein yields MSRIRLENICKQFEGSTAVNNLSLEIADGEFLVLVGPSGCGKSTLLRLLAGLENVSSGRILQDGEDITALEPRERNFSMIFQNYALFPHMTVEQNITFGMRMRNEPKSQHRARVDRVAALLQLEPLLDRKPGKLSGGQRQRVAMARAIVRDPKLFLMDEPLSNLDARLRTEVRDGIMALHKQLKTSTVYVTHDQMEAMTMADRIAVLDKGHLQQIGAPETLYAQPANLFVAGFIGTPSMNIFKLPCQQGVVQFGDHAIALPESEHAHGLNEVYLGIRPEHLSDQPNEERTLALSVTLNHRELLGAEYLCHADTGYGHIRYLLKNQNVKNLRRIQAEGESTLVIPQPGDRVTLYFSLHDLHLFSGQNQQNLHQEIQHALHYA; encoded by the coding sequence ATGTCGCGAATTCGTCTTGAGAATATCTGCAAGCAGTTTGAAGGCAGCACGGCGGTGAACAACCTGTCGCTGGAGATCGCCGACGGCGAGTTTCTGGTGCTGGTGGGGCCGTCCGGCTGTGGCAAAAGCACCTTGCTGCGCCTGTTGGCGGGGCTGGAAAACGTCAGTAGTGGGCGAATTTTGCAGGATGGCGAAGACATTACCGCGCTGGAGCCGCGCGAGCGCAACTTCTCGATGATTTTCCAGAACTACGCGCTGTTCCCGCATATGACCGTTGAGCAGAACATCACCTTTGGCATGCGGATGCGCAATGAGCCGAAGTCGCAGCATCGAGCGCGCGTCGATCGCGTGGCTGCGCTGTTGCAGCTTGAGCCGCTGCTGGATCGCAAACCGGGGAAACTTTCCGGCGGCCAGCGCCAGCGCGTGGCAATGGCGCGCGCGATTGTGCGCGATCCCAAGCTGTTTTTGATGGATGAGCCGCTGTCGAACCTTGATGCGCGTCTGCGTACCGAGGTGCGAGATGGCATCATGGCGCTGCATAAGCAGTTGAAAACTAGCACAGTTTACGTGACTCATGACCAGATGGAAGCCATGACGATGGCCGACCGTATCGCGGTGTTGGACAAAGGCCACTTGCAGCAAATCGGCGCGCCGGAAACCCTGTATGCCCAGCCCGCCAATCTTTTTGTTGCCGGATTTATCGGCACGCCGTCGATGAACATCTTCAAACTGCCTTGCCAGCAGGGCGTGGTGCAGTTTGGCGATCACGCTATTGCCTTACCAGAGAGCGAGCACGCGCATGGCTTGAACGAAGTCTATTTGGGCATTCGCCCTGAGCACTTGAGCGACCAGCCGAATGAAGAACGCACTTTAGCCCTTAGCGTCACGCTGAATCATCGTGAGTTGCTGGGTGCTGAGTACCTGTGCCATGCCGACACGGGCTATGGACACATTCGTTATTTATTGAAAAATCAGAATGTTAAAAATCTGCGGCGTATTCAGGCCGAGGGAGAATCCACTTTGGTTATCCCACAACCGGGCGACCGCGTGACCTTGTACTTCTCTTTGCACGACCTTCATCTTTTTTCGGGCCAAAACCAGCAAAATCTTCACCAGGAGATCCAACATGCGTTGCACTATGCCTAA
- the sdhE gene encoding FAD assembly factor SdhE, which produces MDIHNKSRIHWACRRGMRELDISIMPFFEYEYDSLDDTDKALFARLLTCDDPDLFNWLMNHGEPKDAELQRMVALIQTRNKDRGPVAM; this is translated from the coding sequence CTGGATATTCATAACAAGTCCCGCATTCACTGGGCTTGTCGTCGCGGTATGCGCGAGCTTGATATCTCCATCATGCCTTTTTTTGAATATGAGTATGACAGCCTTGATGATACAGATAAGGCGCTATTTGCCCGTCTGTTGACCTGTGATGACCCTGATTTATTCAACTGGTTGATGAATCACGGCGAACCAAAAGATGCCGAGTTACAACGGATGGTGGCCCTCATTCAGACGCGAAATAAAGACCGTGGCCCTGTGGCAATGTGA